The window AGAGGCAGAAATGTTGCCTGCTGTGTTGCTTACCATACAGGTGTAAGTCCCAGTGTCCTGCATGGTGACACTAGTAAAGTTCAGTGTCCCATCATTGAGAACAGACAAACGTACCTTGTAAGCCCCATGTGTCACCAGCGAGCCATTTGGTGTAAGCCAGCTGATGGATGTCAGCGAGCTTGTACGACATTTAAGCTCTGCCCCCATGCCTTCTGTCACATTCAAGTCACTGGGCGGCTCCACAATGACAGGAACATCACACTGGAAGTAGCTGTGGTCCAACTCACCAATGTAGCGACCTTTGTAGACTGCAGGCGAATGGCAACGGGCGCAGCAGCTAGTATTGGCAGGTACTGTCTCCTTCAGCCACCAGCTTAGCCACAGTATATCACAGTTGCAGTTCCAAGGGTTGTGATGGAGGTGGACCCGCTCTAGGCGATGCAACGGTGTGAAGAGGTCATGTGGTAGAAAGGTAAGGTTGTTGTGAGCTAAGTTGAGCTCCACCAGAGACTGAAGGTCATCAAAGGAATTCCTCTCTATAGTTTGTATCTGCGCATGCATCATCCACAGCTTCTGGAGGTTCACTAATCCTAAAAATGCGCTGGGCTTGACAACAGTGAGCTGGTTTCCTGACATTTCTAGCTCTTCAAGCCTGACCAAAGGTAAAATGTTTGGGATCTCCTTGAGGTTGCACATTCCCAGGTTTAGGTAGCGCAGGTTGCTCAAGTCCTTGAAGGCTCCATCAGAAATGTAAGAGAGACGTTTGAGCTCGCCTAGATCCAGCCTTCGAAGCGAGGGGACTCGGTTGAAGGCATAAGATGGTATACTTTCGATCGGGTTGTTGCGTAGCCACAATTCCTTCAGCTTGGACAGGTACTCAAATGCTCCATTGGGGATTGTCGTAAGCCGATTATCAAAGAGCTCCAAAGTGTTGAGACTGGCTAGTCCATTAAAGGCGCCAATTTCAATGTTGCGAATGTGGTTTTTGCTCAGCTGCAGGATCTCCAGGTGGCGCAGATGTTTGAAACTGTCTACCTTGATGACCTGGATGAGGTTGTCCTGGAGGTTCAGGTAGCGAGTGTTGGTGGAAATGCCATCTGGGACGTCCCGGAGACTTCGGCGGGTGCATATTACTTTGCTGAACTGGTTGCTGCATGAGCAGACAGAAGGACAGGTCTGAGCCCGAACCAGCCCAGCCACGACCAGGATCTGAAGGGCCAAAAGTAGCACAAAGAGGGGGTTGGACAGCGCCCCCTTCAGCCTACGACCTCTCATTGTCTGGCGCTGGAGGGAGGAGATCATTGTGTTCAGCATTCATAGTTCATCTGCTGTTTGAGTTCTctgaaacaagaagaaaaaagggagaggaaTATTTAGTAATTACATAAAGTAGCAAGAAGTACATTGTAGAGTTCATGCATTGAGCAGTAGTTATCATTGACAATTCCAAATATATTTTGGATTTAGATTGTTGGTTAGATGGAACAAACCATTTGAAAGATGCAACTTGGCGCTTGACGGGAACTGATGTTTTTGTACCATTTAATGACAGTTTATGGAActactctttaaaaatgttcttataCGGGGCAGTTTGtagaaaatgttgaaagaaCAAAAGTTACATGAATAAACAGCAAGTTCAGATATTACTGCCTGAAATAGTCTATAATTGATAAATGTTTTACTATCTTCACtatttacttttataaaaaatatattttatttgatcattgcTTTGTATTTCCGTGATTTATTTTCTCGGTtttgaaaaacagcagcatttatTGATTCATGAGAGATACGTTTTTCATTCAAAGCAATATTGCAGTGCTATTTACTTTTCATCTACATCTAATCCATTGtcacattgtaaaaaaaatatatatatacatcacAAGGGCCTGATATAGCCCTtgtaaaaatatacagtaactTATTATCTTTCTCAAATCAAGTGACTAACAAGAAACTTGTTACTCTGTTATCATGTATTAGATTGAATCACATTAGATTAGTCCATTCAGCCAAAGTGTCTAAGTATATGCCCGAGTGTGCTCAAGATAAAAATAGACCAAGACATTTATACACATACAGCACAGCCTGCACCTCCCACTTCCACACAGCAGTGTTGATGTGTGGCTATCACACCTTATTTTATCATGCCCCCAATGATGGTAACCTACATATACctatacatacagtattctTAAGCTATAGTACATGCAGTGAAATTATATAATAGGACATCAGTTAAGTGATGCAGACACCATTCTTCAATGCAGTTAGTGCTTTTGCCAAGAACAAAGCACTCTTGCATTTTGCAAGAAATATTAACCTCGCCTACTGGGTCCTTAGATTTAAGTATTCTCTGTTTATTTCCAGCTCTCCCAACTCAAATGATCTGTTAATCATCTCTTTCCATCAACCCACACCACAAAGACATGAGCATATTATGACAGGTGGTTTCTAAACTGTAAAAATTGTTAACTGAGGTGGAAATGTTCTCTTTAAAGATGAGTGGCTGGCTTAATCAGTAGAAATGAGCCTACATGTGGCTTGGTTTTGCACCAGCCAAGCTGCCACACTAGCCGTGGTGTTGGGAGGCTGTGGAGAGACGAGCCTTTGCTGGAGATCAGATTGAATGAAGCCTCCTGCTGACAGGAGCTCATTTTGTCTGGCTGGAATTACAACAGCCCTGCGTTGCCAcccaaaagaagaaaatgtcagACATGGCAAACACACTGATGGAGGATATTGACTCTCAATAAGACATCTCCATTCGCAATTCCATCAGAATGCtctaagaaaaagaaaaaaaagatcagcAATGAGCATGTTGAGCTACCACTCATAGACTAACTATAGCTTTGTCCACATGCCTTCTTCATAAAACACTattgtttgaatacatttcatcaGCACAGTATGCCTCATTACATAAAAGGAttgcagaagaaaaagaatTTGGTTCAAACGTACTTCCTCCCTTTGTTGGTGCAACACTGAGTGTTAATTCCATCTAGGCACACTCAACATGTGTTCATGGCCACTGAAAGCAGTAGCTATTTACATCTAGAATCCTGCcagcaacacaaaaacacacccacCATTACTTTTCTGCCCCTGCACCAGCAGCAAATGCCATTAGGTCCGACACCTCTGTGATTTGCCAAATTTGTTTGTTCTAATGAGTTTGTTGGAAAAGTGCTAGGGTAACTTATGTTTTAATCAGGGCACGCATAGCAGTGCTATTATAATATAAAGCAGAGCACTTAAACTACAATGTCAGATAAGAGATTTGACAGTGTTGTGCACGGCAAGCACAACATTTCACTCCAACTGGCCAAATGTGTTTGCTTGGTCATTTCCACACAACAGGGAAGCAAGCTTGGCAGTTTGTACTGGAGATGACACAGTAATTGAGATAacgcataaaaaaacaagatgtcTTAGTCTGGTGGTATGAATAGGAGAAGAACAATGTTAACATTGCTCCACACAAGGAATATTCAGTAAAATAATACATCTGAGGAGGAAAAGTAACAAGAAACATTGCATTATTGAACATTTGCTTTGCAGTCACATTTTTGATTCGATGTTTGTCTAAACTTGTTGGCattaacccttgtattatgttaagggtcaatttgacccatttcagtttttgtgttgaccaaagtactggttatcctttctttttcttgatgaaatttGGTGACTTTTCATCATCTAGGGTCATGAACTGGTGTGTAAAATCTGGACACTTTGATGTGTAGTGGAATGTCCGTGCAGAGTTTGTATACAAAGAtgatgttgcgggtcattttgacccagaccctttaatgtgggtaaatagctgttcagatccaaaataaacatgtctctttgatgtactttttactttgatgtacaattgtttgtattttgattgcctctgagacccagagccaggtgtgtgaagagagggaactttctcacacttgtccttgtcactgttctcatgtcatctctttgacaaactcacgaaaaatgagctccagaaggacggcagctgaggaggctttatcacagattttgaactgggatagtgatgtagaggaagatatttcagaaccagaggatctttcagagacagaggacaatgtTATTGCTGATCCAGATTGTCAATTTTCCTTCGATGAGGAGGATTCAGAGGACGAGTCTGCCGTTGTTCGTCCAACAGATGAAAACCAAGGAATGCAGCAATCAtcatccacagaggggacatgggCATCTAAGGACGGTAATATAAAATGGTCAACATCACCACACCCAAGCCGAGGCAGACTGTCATCTTccaatgtgatcaaaatgactccCGGTCCTACAAGATTTGCTGTCACACGAGTTGATGAGattcaatcagcatttcagCTCTTCATATCCTCACCAATAGAGAGGATTATACTGGAAATGACCAACTTGGAGGGGAGAcgtgtgtttcaagagaaatggAAGCCACTGGATCAGACTGACTTGAATGCTTACATTGGAGTTCTGTTATTAGCTGGAGTGTACAGGTCAAAGGTAGAAGCAACTGCAAGTCTATGGAATGAAGAGAATGGAAGGCCAATCTTTCGTGCAACAATGTCTCTGGAGACATTCCACATGATATCTCGTGTGATCCGCTTTGACAACCGCGACACCAGAGCTGGTCGACgtgaaagagacaaactagCTGCGATCAGAGATGTGTGGGATAAATGGGTTGAAATGTTACCTTTGTTGTACAATCCTGGTCCCCATGTTACTGTAGATGAGCGCCTTGTTCCATTCAGGGGGCGCTGTCCTTTCCGACAGTACATGCCCAACAAGCCCGCCAAGTATGGCATCAAAATATGGGCAGCCTGTGATGCAAAATCCAGCTATGCATGGAATATGCAAGTATACACTGGAAAGCTACCTGGAGGAACATCTGAGAAGAATCAGGGGATGCGTGTGGTGCTGGAAATGAGTGAAGGGCTGCAAGGTCATAACATCACATGTGACAACTTCTTCACATCCTACCGCCTTGGAGATGAACTTCAGAAGAGAAAGCTGACCATGTTGGGAACAGTCAGAAGAAATAAGCCAGAACTTTCCACTGAAATTCTGAAGATGCAGGGCAGACCTCTGCATtcctcaatatttgctttcactgagaaagcaacagttgtttcatactgcccaaagagaaacaagaatgtTCTTGCAATGAGTACaatgcacacagatgcatcTCTGAGCACAAGAGAAGACATGAAGCCACAAATGATCCTGGATTATAACTCCACCAAAGGAGGAGTTGACAATCTGGACAAAGTCACAGCAACATACAGCTGCCAGCGCAAGAGGATTAGACTaaatagttcttaaatatagtattggaattaaaaatgtattgtatgtcacttttctaaatgtttatgtaatctaaaataaagttgttattggtttaacctgttttcttgactgttttgagtgcatttacacagtatgggtcaaaatgacccgcaacataatcaatgtaattttttttcaacataatacaagggttaaacatttcccctctgagTTCTAAGAGGGGTTTTGGGCTGTCTTGTGAACAACAACATAATTCCAACCAAACGCCAAAGTGACAAACATCTCAATTTGCACTTTCACTATCAGACAACAAAATTCACATGCTCAGCTGTAAGCATGCTCATGTGTGGCACACAATTATAATACTGATATCATTACAGTTAGTACCCGATGCTATTGACACTCCACAGTACAGAATTGCTATTACCACTCCGGCTTAGTACGCCCTTAAGAATCACACATCCTACCTCCTACAACCCAAAAAAGGAGGCATTTGTTCATATTCCTACATGGCATGTAATGAGTCACTAGGAGGAGTGTGACTTTGGTAAACTGGAAGAAGGTGTAGGGATTCTCTCAATATGATTGATAAAGAAGCCTTTGACCGCATGGAGGGCTTTTGAATGAATGTGTTCTTGCTAATTCAGTCAGCACACTAATGATTCATTACATTAGCATACGTTTGTCATGCGTCTTGTTTTAACCTCGTTAGTGCTGATGTTATAACCTCACGGGCCATCTGGGTTCAACAAGACCTGTGTACAGACCATGTGTCTAAGATACAGATGAATAACAATTATGACACCTTGAATGCTAATGAATATGTTGGTATACACAATAAGATACTTTTAAGACAGGACCTAAATGAACCAACAAACAGTACAACCTAAGAGAGAGGGGGTTTAGGCTGGTGATATTCTATAATTAAGTATTTTCAACCAATCCTAGGGAAGACCAAATCCAACGCTGGTGTTAGTTACTCGGTCAAATCCTTCTTTGTCCATGGCATTCAGCCCAAAGCCCATTTGTTAATGCTCTTAAATGTTAAGAAAACGGGTCACACATACAGGTTTCATTTTGTTGGAAAGGGGACACTACAATCCTAAACAGCTGGGAGCTGTAGTTATCTCAAACAGGAGTCAATTAATCATTTGCAGGGGACTATCTTTGGTTTCAGATTACACACATATGGTGACTAGTGGGTATGCAGAATTGACTCAAAATAAACTATCCCAGTTTGTTGTACTGAAGGAACATGTTAACTAGTGCAACATCGtgcttcctttatttttctggGGTTATTGGACCCTTTTCAGGGGTTCTGTtggccaaaagaaaaacagtgccAGCAGTATGCGTTCAAATGACTTGGATTGACAATTAATCAATCGATGGATTAGATGATTATCAGTGAGCActattttttcttctgttcaAATTCTCTGTACAGCTTTATATCAGACATTGGGGGTTGGTGGCTTTCGAATCTAGCACTGAGGACAAACACAACCAGCCACTACCGCTGCTGCTGTCTCACTCTGACATGCAGACTTGGAGTGCTTCACTCTTCAGTTCTGCTTCAACcgacaaaaaaaaggcaactcCCCCACCTCCGAATCATGGCCTAAATATGCAGAGCTCTGATATTGGTACTTTTCAAATTTTTTTATCTCATCTGATCATTCCAATACtcaaacatttggaaaattATGTGGCCATCTGGAATGAAGCAGCTGAGGACCAAAGCTGGCACCTCTAGTTTTTTGATGTCAATTTGGTGTATCAAGGTCTTTAGGGAATTAAATGTAGCATGCGGTTAGGGGCTGCTGACTTATCAGCCAAACTTTATTCTTTCAACAGGAACAGAAATGATggcccttttttttaacttgacaAGTCTCAGAAAAGCAATAAGGtcctttttctttaacattttgtattctCTAGGGATGTGTTATCCAACAAATATGGTTTTTAGCTTTGTCGCTGGTTTACATTTTATGTATTCAGGTTTAACTAGTTTAGGGTTGTCGCCCAAACCCCTTTCATACCAAAGAAAGATACATGTCTCTTTACAGTATTCAAGGGAACATATTCATCTACCTAGTGATATAACGTAATTATGGAGGCAATACTAAcactttacatttgaattttatgtttttattttggaatttcTTAGCACATTTGGATATTAAATTAACTAGCTTTGTGTATTACAACCACACTATATTATTTGATTCAATCTAACCTTTTGGCAGTACTTTTGAGGCCCACTACCTGGCATTGTGAGGCTCAGTCGGTCCTATGCTTAATAGTTATTGGTATATTGTCACGTTTGATGATTATGGTATATTCATATAAGTAATTTCCTTTAGCAGTTAATGCCGGAttggtatttaaaaatgttctttatcaTTTGCTTTGGTTGGGCCAGTTGGAGTAGGAGTGATGCTTTGAAACTAAAGGTTTTCAACACGTCACTTTAAGTCAGTGTTTTAAACAAGGTGTCTTGGCGATGCAGCACTCTATGTTCTGGTGAAAACAAATGCAGGCCGATGCTGCAGTGCAAAGTAAAGGTCATAGAAAAAGGATGATGTAAACCGTGTTTCCGTGTTCTTTAGCTACACCCTGTGTGGAATATTACTTTACTTAGTAGGATGCCTGAATAGGAATGGAGACTCTGAATGGAATGGACCCAAATTGAAACAATTTCCGTGCCTTCAATCTGATCATTCAAAGTACAGCTGACGGCAGccacaacatttcattttttccaggtAATGAAAGTAACTTGTGCATCTCAAAGAAACCTGTCTGGAGCCACAATAATTCCTTCTCAGTGGATCCCGGGTAACATCATCCTGATAGCATGGGGGTGCATTCTATATGTCTTGTTGAAAGACAGCGGCAGACATAAAGTGGAAAATAACCTGACGTATAAGGAAGGTCATACTGCTAGGGTCGCTGAAGTGATTTTTTCCCCATCTATGTGGAAATAAAGTGACTCATGAATGGATTGCTGCCAAGGGGTCAGGGATAGGTGGAATGGGTCTCCAAGCTATAGGGAACAGGATGCTGTGATGACTTCAGGGACAGTCCAGATTTAATAAAGCTGACCAACCGAACGTGTTTACTCAGTTGCTTTCACTTGATCCTAGACCAAGAATGGCTTAGAATTCCACATGCTATTAAAAGCAGTTTACTAGCCATTTTGGAGAGTTCAATAAGAAGTTGCTGCTTTCGTATAAAAGCTCCAATTGCtcctttttagttttaaagctgcattaatcGATTTTTTTTAGGGGAACAAAAACCTGAATATAAGTTGACTGATACTTTGACTCTACCTGACAGTAAATACTGTAAGAGACAATAACATTTCAACAAAGCTTTTCAGGTTTGACGACCACTACAACACAACATCTGCACTATAAGCAATCTCTTTCATTGTACacagtcattttatttaatgtgaatatAAAAAGTATTGATTAATCTTTAAGGTGACATACAGTTCATGCTCTGCAAGTTCAAAGCCCAAGAAAGGTGCATGGATCAGAAATATAATGTGCatatacagtactgtatatAGAAACCCTATCCATCAATCTATTCTTAAACTAATCCTCTGAAGATAACAGGGGACTGGAGTACAACCAGTTAATTGAAAGTATTCCTTCTAAATCGTTTCCAAAATGGTTGTCACTGTTCAACTAATAGTAAGATGGAGAGGGTCATCAAGTAGcctgaaaatatttgttttccctGACCGACCGAAGAGAGCAGCCTGTCATCCAGGTCTGTTCATCATGAACTATGAGAAATAAATGTGGTGCAGTTGACCCTCAGACCTGAGCTTAACCTCCACCATCCTCTCGGGGAGCACGATTCCAGATGGCATGATCGTTTTATTGAAAATCATCACCATTTTAAATGACCAGGCTCATTTTCTCCCGTCTGTGATGGAATGAAATTAAATTTAAAGAAAGCCAAAATTGAAGGCAATCAAATGGCCATCTGGAATTATGGTGGGACAGACAATCACTATGAGGACATAAACCTatagacacattttaatttgctttcaGGCAATATGCTATAGTTTTATGTCTGAAAAAgggtaaaaaatacatttgtttaaatcaaTCTTTTGTTTCAAATGAGAAGTGTAAAATCATCAGCCATCCAGCCACTTTGGTGATTGCAGGCTTGGCTATTGGATTATAACGGCTCTTTATTGttggcttttatttattaagtggCTTTGAAAAGGGCAAGGACACATACTTCAAACTTTGGATAAAAAATGAGAATAGCCAACAAGTGTGTGGAATTTATACAAAACTGTGacataaattcagttttttccaGCAAAAATGCTTAACCAAATACAATCCTGCATCAATACTGAAGGTCAACCCTTGGAGAATCTACATCAGTTTACAATTTTCATCATAATAAGGTGGGGTTTTTTGCACCGGTCAATCCTTGAATTAAATACAGAGTATAATCAATCTCGAAAATGTTGTATTGAGTGATAGTAATGTGATGTTCCTTGCATTAACTACCAGTCTTTCTTCATGTTGCAATTGGAGTTGCTACGATGCAAGAACAatttcagacttgatctgacaTAAAAGTATTATATAATACTGTATGAGAGGTTAAACATGATCACACTAATAGAGTTGACTAATGTCACAAAACGCAGCGTATTGGTTTGTCAAGGATAAGAGCAAGTGAACCACCTTTAATTCTGAACATTTCAGTTACATTTAA of the Eleginops maclovinus isolate JMC-PN-2008 ecotype Puerto Natales chromosome 4, JC_Emac_rtc_rv5, whole genome shotgun sequence genome contains:
- the lrrc4cb gene encoding leucine-rich repeat-containing protein 4C, which gives rise to MLNTMISSLQRQTMRGRRLKGALSNPLFVLLLALQILVVAGLVRAQTCPSVCSCSNQFSKVICTRRSLRDVPDGISTNTRYLNLQDNLIQVIKVDSFKHLRHLEILQLSKNHIRNIEIGAFNGLASLNTLELFDNRLTTIPNGAFEYLSKLKELWLRNNPIESIPSYAFNRVPSLRRLDLGELKRLSYISDGAFKDLSNLRYLNLGMCNLKEIPNILPLVRLEELEMSGNQLTVVKPSAFLGLVNLQKLWMMHAQIQTIERNSFDDLQSLVELNLAHNNLTFLPHDLFTPLHRLERVHLHHNPWNCNCDILWLSWWLKETVPANTSCCARCHSPAVYKGRYIGELDHSYFQCDVPVIVEPPSDLNVTEGMGAELKCRTSSLTSISWLTPNGSLVTHGAYKVRLSVLNDGTLNFTSVTMQDTGTYTCMVSNTAGNISASAVLNVTSVENSGVTYFTTVTVETIESPGDDSQTPLPPFGWVSSSTTKGTPVSTSTTERTYTIPVLDPDGEGALNGLDEVMKTTKIIIGCFVAITLMAAVLLVIFYKMRKQHNQQDPDGPASSMEVITVEEELAGVAAMERHLSMPPLEHYNHYNTYKSSYHHAPMLSSIHSSATQEPLLIQACSKDNVQETQI
- the LOC134863497 gene encoding piggyBac transposable element-derived protein 4-like gives rise to the protein MQQSSSTEGTWASKDGNIKWSTSPHPSRGRLSSSNVIKMTPGPTRFAVTRVDEIQSAFQLFISSPIERIILEMTNLEGRRVFQEKWKPLDQTDLNAYIGVLLLAGVYRSKVEATASLWNEENGRPIFRATMSLETFHMISRVIRFDNRDTRAGRRERDKLAAIRDVWDKWVEMLPLLYNPGPHVTVDERLVPFRGRCPFRQYMPNKPAKYGIKIWAACDAKSSYAWNMQVYTGKLPGGTSEKNQGMRVVLEMSEGLQGHNITCDNFFTSYRLGDELQKRKLTMLGTVRRNKPELSTEILKMQGRPLHSSIFAFTEKATVVSYCPKRNKNVLAMSTMHTDASLSTREDMKPQMILDYNSTKGGVDNLDKVTATYSCQRKRIRLNSS